A genomic region of Phragmites australis chromosome 2, lpPhrAust1.1, whole genome shotgun sequence contains the following coding sequences:
- the LOC133909615 gene encoding uncharacterized protein LOC133909615 translates to MESARFQYSPDQRGGAEDEEECSSHLELELELELEVPCFLDIYVHHARNIHNICIYANQDVYAKFALTSAPDHAPALSTRVAAGGGASPRFDERLPPLRVRRGRLGVDVLKCEVWMRSCAKPLLEDQLLGFALVPLAAVAAADGARLAQDFELSSTDLFHSPAGTIRLSIALYSVLPGDACPPPERSAETSITSEVVILDPAPPVDYSRIEFDDLNVAKENDAMVVQYLPFLHLGEVRLPEAMEDCEMNTSPHGEKTASSDGSKNASTTSTVSDDRVISSSAEVTIEKPRPDVDESTAPMSCRSQDTPTSRSGKDGKEKGDVFKSPLGDIDMEAEQSAMQRQIMEMYMESMRQFSESLAKMKLPIELGCGDGVVVQKEENPDSEVNQQQQQQVKKDGARVFYGSRAFF, encoded by the coding sequence ATGGAGTCGGCGAGGTTTCAGTACAGCCCAGACCAACGCGGAGGAGcagaggacgaagaagagtgCAGCAGCCatctggagctggagctggagctggagctggaggtcCCTTGTTTCTTGGACATCTACGTGCACCACGCGCGCAACATCCACAACATCTGCATCTACGCCAACCAGGACGTGTACGCCAAGTTCGCGCTCACGTCCGCGCCCGACCACGCCCCCGCGCTCTCCACGCGCgtcgcggccggcggcggcgccagccCGCGCTTCGACGAGCGCCTCCCGCCGCTGCGCGTCCGCCGCGGGAGGCTCGGCGTCGACGTGCTCAAGTGCGAGGTCTGGATGCGCAGCTGTGCCAAGCCCCTGCTCGAGGACCAGCTCCTCGGCTTCGCGCTCGtgccgctcgccgccgtcgcGGCCGCTGATGGCGCGCGGCTCGCGCAGGACTTTGAGCTCTCGTCCACCGACCTCTTCCACTCGCCCGCCGGCACCATACGGCTCTCTATCGCCCTCTACTCAGTGCTTCCCGGCGACGCATGTCCACCGCCGGAGCGCAGCGCCGAGACGTCGATCACGTCGGAGGTGGTCATCCTCGATCCCGCGCCGCCGGTAGACTACTCGAGGATCGAATTCGATGACCTTAACGTGGCGAAGGAAAACGACGCCATGGTCGTGCAGTACCTGCCGTTCTTGCACCTCGGGGAGGTGCGGCTGCCGGAGGCCATGGAGGACTGCGAGATGAACACGAGCCCGCACGGGGAGAAGACAGCGTCCTCGGACGGAAGCAAGAATGCTTCGACGACCAGCACGGTCAGCGACGACAGGGTGATCTCTTCTTCCGCCGAGGTGACGATAGAGAAGCCACGGCCCGATGTCGACGAGTCCACGGCGCCCATGTCCTGCCGCTCGCAGGACACGCCGACGTCCAGAAGCGGGAAGGACGGAAAGGAGAAGGGCGACGTGTTCAAGTCGCCCCTGGGGGACATCGACATGGAGGCGGAGCAGAGCGCGATGCAGCGGCAGATCATGGAGATGTACATGGAAAGCATGCGGCAGTTCAGCGAGTCGCTGGCCAAGATGAAGCTGCCGATCGAGCTCGGCTGCGGCGACGGGGTCGTCGTCCAGAAGGAGGAGAATCCTGACAGCGAGGtgaatcagcagcagcagcagcaggtgaAAAAGGATGGGGCAAGGGTGTTCTATGGAAGCAGAGCTTTCTTCTGA